TGACGCTCCAACTGCTCGATGCGCTTCTGAAGCTGTTCGATCTGCTCCGCCTGCTTGCGGATGATCTCGTAGAGATCCTGTTCCGTCAGCGGGGTGGCCATGCGGCTCATCCTAGCGAATGTGACGATGCTGTCCGGCTCGCGGGGTCGCTAATCAGATACCATCAGGAACTGGATGCCCCGACGCTGGAAGCCTACTTTGCAGCCCACGAGTGGGCTGCTTCCACGCAGAACCGCAAACAGACCGCCATTGAACGCTTCTGCCGCTGGGCCATACAGCACGGGAAACTGGAAATTGACCCGACGCTGCATCTGGAACGGCCTACTGTGCCACCACCACATCCGCGAGGACTGCGCCGTGAAGATGTGGAGCGCATCTTTGCCGTGATTCCAGGGCAACAGGCCAGAGATGCGTTGCTGTTCCGCCTGGTGTTCGAGACGGGACTTCGCATCAGCGAAGCCCTGAACATCCATCTGGACGACCTCGACCTCAGCAAAGGCGACGAACATCTGACCGTGCTGGGCAAAGGGGGGCAGCGCCGGACGGTGCTGCTCGATGACCCTAAACTGGTCAATGCCCTGCGGAAGTATCTGCGCTCACTGGAGTACGAGCATGGGCCGCTGTTCCAGGCGCAAAAGAATGGGCGTGGTGGCCCGTTGCGCTATCATACGGATTCCGATTAATTCGCTAACAAAGGCCACCAGTGAAAGAGGGTCTGCTGAGTGATGAGATCAGGTTGAGCTTCCAACCACACGCAGCGTTCGGAGAGTGCCAATTCTACCTCTTCAATGCTGTCGAACGCCCGGTTCGCGATTGGTACATCCGTCAACGCCCAGAGCCGTTCTGCTGGCTGCAATTCCGGCGAATACGGCGGGAGCGTCACGGTCTGAATGCCCTCCGGATGCCCATCATCGGGTGGC
This is a stretch of genomic DNA from Deinococcus grandis. It encodes these proteins:
- a CDS encoding tyrosine-type recombinase/integrase produces the protein MLTLQLLDALLKLFDLLRLLADDLVEILFRQRGGHAAHPSECDDAVRLAGSLIRYHQELDAPTLEAYFAAHEWAASTQNRKQTAIERFCRWAIQHGKLEIDPTLHLERPTVPPPHPRGLRREDVERIFAVIPGQQARDALLFRLVFETGLRISEALNIHLDDLDLSKGDEHLTVLGKGGQRRTVLLDDPKLVNALRKYLRSLEYEHGPLFQAQKNGRGGPLRYHTDSD